The following proteins are co-located in the Doryrhamphus excisus isolate RoL2022-K1 chromosome 3, RoL_Dexc_1.0, whole genome shotgun sequence genome:
- the msrb3 gene encoding methionine-R-sulfoxide reductase B3 isoform X2: MFQPDANRLSLRSRRHFILCVTLLLLLLSGATRTKKTWPVTFSQEEIKERLTPKQYHVTQERGTESAFTGEFTHHKDDGTYTCVVCGAPLFSSESKYDSGSGWPSFFDLVKEDSIAVSDDFSYGMHRVETTCSQCGAHLGHLFDDGPKPTGKRYCINSASLSFRPKDAESSGSASTTEGAAVAEAKTEL; encoded by the exons ATGTTTCAGCCTGACGCCAACAGACTCTCGCTTCGTAGTCGTCGCCACTTTATTCTCTGCGTCACGCTTCTGCTCCTACTCCTATCTg GAGCTACTCGAACCAAGAAGACATGGCCGGTGACCTTCTCTCAGGAGGAGATAAAGGAACGTCTCACACCCAAGCAGTATCATGTTACACAGGAGCGAGGAACTGAGAG TGCCTTCACTGGAGAGTTCACACACCACAAAGATGATGGGACCTACACATGTGTTGTCTGTGGGGCTCCGTTGTTCAG ttcGGAATCCAAATATGACTCCGGATCAG GTTGGCCTTCCTTCTTCGACCTTGTGAAAGAGGACTCCATCGCAGTGTCAGATGATTTCTCCTACGGGATGCACAGAGTGGAGACCACCTGCAGCCAG TGTGGCGCCCATCTGGGACACCTGTTCGATGATGGTCCAAAACCCACAGGCAAGCGATATTGCATCAACTCGGCCTCGCTATCTTTCCGGCCTAAAGACGCAGAATCCTCTGGCTCCGCCTCCACGACTGAAGGTGCTGCCGTGGCCGAGGCAAAGACTGAACTTTAA
- the msrb3 gene encoding methionine-R-sulfoxide reductase B3 isoform X1 → MASFFRRGLFLALHHAIGQGSRSVCHPAVSATLLGATRTKKTWPVTFSQEEIKERLTPKQYHVTQERGTESAFTGEFTHHKDDGTYTCVVCGAPLFSSESKYDSGSGWPSFFDLVKEDSIAVSDDFSYGMHRVETTCSQCGAHLGHLFDDGPKPTGKRYCINSASLSFRPKDAESSGSASTTEGAAVAEAKTEL, encoded by the exons ATGGCTTCCTTCTTCCGACGCGGGCTCTTCCTggccctgcatcatgccattggGCAAGGCAGCCGCTCAGTCTGCCACCCTGCAGTGTCTGCCACTCTGCTAG GAGCTACTCGAACCAAGAAGACATGGCCGGTGACCTTCTCTCAGGAGGAGATAAAGGAACGTCTCACACCCAAGCAGTATCATGTTACACAGGAGCGAGGAACTGAGAG TGCCTTCACTGGAGAGTTCACACACCACAAAGATGATGGGACCTACACATGTGTTGTCTGTGGGGCTCCGTTGTTCAG ttcGGAATCCAAATATGACTCCGGATCAG GTTGGCCTTCCTTCTTCGACCTTGTGAAAGAGGACTCCATCGCAGTGTCAGATGATTTCTCCTACGGGATGCACAGAGTGGAGACCACCTGCAGCCAG TGTGGCGCCCATCTGGGACACCTGTTCGATGATGGTCCAAAACCCACAGGCAAGCGATATTGCATCAACTCGGCCTCGCTATCTTTCCGGCCTAAAGACGCAGAATCCTCTGGCTCCGCCTCCACGACTGAAGGTGCTGCCGTGGCCGAGGCAAAGACTGAACTTTAA
- the msrb3 gene encoding methionine-R-sulfoxide reductase B3 isoform X3 yields MSGFNLLHLISKSQPVTLRSCSLPSGATRTKKTWPVTFSQEEIKERLTPKQYHVTQERGTESAFTGEFTHHKDDGTYTCVVCGAPLFSSESKYDSGSGWPSFFDLVKEDSIAVSDDFSYGMHRVETTCSQCGAHLGHLFDDGPKPTGKRYCINSASLSFRPKDAESSGSASTTEGAAVAEAKTEL; encoded by the exons ATGTCGGGCTTCAATCTGCTGCATCTAATAAGCAAGAGTCAGCCTGTGACTCTGAGGTCCTGCAGTCTTCCCTCAG GAGCTACTCGAACCAAGAAGACATGGCCGGTGACCTTCTCTCAGGAGGAGATAAAGGAACGTCTCACACCCAAGCAGTATCATGTTACACAGGAGCGAGGAACTGAGAG TGCCTTCACTGGAGAGTTCACACACCACAAAGATGATGGGACCTACACATGTGTTGTCTGTGGGGCTCCGTTGTTCAG ttcGGAATCCAAATATGACTCCGGATCAG GTTGGCCTTCCTTCTTCGACCTTGTGAAAGAGGACTCCATCGCAGTGTCAGATGATTTCTCCTACGGGATGCACAGAGTGGAGACCACCTGCAGCCAG TGTGGCGCCCATCTGGGACACCTGTTCGATGATGGTCCAAAACCCACAGGCAAGCGATATTGCATCAACTCGGCCTCGCTATCTTTCCGGCCTAAAGACGCAGAATCCTCTGGCTCCGCCTCCACGACTGAAGGTGCTGCCGTGGCCGAGGCAAAGACTGAACTTTAA
- the LOC131125240 gene encoding protein BTG3-like, whose protein sequence is MEKEITDAVFPLMKTLISKKLEFQKTKLFIERLSFALQEKFAGHWYPENPSKGEAYRCIRVNQYDSHDPELLRACHESGLQFCDLRLPLDFTLWINPGEAFCRIGEDNPPFSVASVAAIYEEDSAMKMSDTSDSEMSDYNLSSSSDEDTNAWFPMSYCTELNPLAPAWYPTGYPEGKGTREKSRPSKVLQKNILKQSAAFVRTIKMT, encoded by the exons ATGGAGAAAGAAATAACAGATGCTGTGTTTCCATTAATGAAGACACTCATTTCGAAGAAGCTGGAGTTTCAAAAAACGAAACTTTTTATCGAGAGGCTAAGTTTTGCGTTGCAGGAGAAGTTTGCAGGGCACTGGTACCCTGAAAACCCCAGCAAGGGGGAAGCTTACAG GTGCATACGAGTGAACCAGTATGACAGTCATGATCCGGAACTCCTTCGGGCCTGTCACGAGAGCGGGCTGCAGTTTTGTGACCTGCGGTTGCCTCTTGATTTTACCCTCTGGATCAACCCCGGAGAGGCTTTTTGTAG GATCGGCGAGGACAATCCTCCCTTCTCCGTGGCGAGCGTCGCCGCCATTTACGAGGAGGACTCGGCAATGAAGATGTCGGACACATCAGACAGCGAGATGTCGGACTACAACTTGTCTTCGTCCTCCGATGAGGACACAAACGCTTGGTTTCCCATGAGCTACTGCACCGAG CTGAATCCACTCGCTCCGGCCTGGTACCCTACCGGGTATCCTGAAGGGAAAGGTACCAGGGAAAAGTCACGTCCCTCCAAGGTCTTGCAGAAGAACATACTGAAGCAGTCTGCTGCCTTTGTGAggacaataaaaatgacataa